GCACACAGCCAAATCGGCAGGAATGTTCACCGTGGGCCGGTCATGGAGCCTGCTTTCCCGAATCTGAAAATCAGTCACCCCTTCCACGGCAGCATCCTCCCATTCCAGATTGGTCACTTGCGCCATCAGCGGGGGACGTTCCGTGATTGCCTGGAGAAAACCTTCAACAGCGCCTGTGTCTCCTTCCACATGGATCTCCACACCGCTTTCCCCATTGCATACCCATCCGCTGAGACACCATTGTTTGGCCAAACGGAAGATATAGGGACGGAATCCAACCCCTTGAACCACGCCGCGGACGTGAATGCGTCGTGCTGTTTTCATAACGAACACCTGCCTTATGACGATGCATTTGGCATGGAAGAGGAGGGTGCGGCAATGCAGCCACGGCCTGAAACTCCGATTTGAATGACCCTCTGGCCTTCCACCAGAACAGGGACGGTACGCCCTCCCGTCAAAGCAATGAGCCGTTTGAACGCTTCCTCGTCTTCTTCCACATCATATTCCACAAACTCCTTCCCGTCCCAGAGCAAAGATTCCCGCAGTTCCCCCGTGTAAGGGCACCCTTTTGCACCATAAAGTTCGAGCATCGTAATTCAGCACCTCCAGGCCTTCAAGGATGATGCAGTAAATTTCCCTTGTGTTTCGTTAACAAATACGGGGCAACGGGTCGCCGGTAAGCATATCGATGACCCGGTTTCCTCCGTACTGGGACCGCGCCAAGACGACTCTTTCCGGCTTTTCCTGAATTTCTCCGATACGCTGTGCGTTCTCCCCGCCTGGTGTGCGCCTGAGAGCTTCTAAGGCAATGTCGGCGTATTCTGGCGAAACGATGGCCAGAAATTGTCCTTCGTTGGCAATGTAAAGAGGATCCAAGCCTAAAATTTCACAGGCACCTCGCACAGCAGGGCGCACAGGAATGGCTTCCTCATCCAGCACAACAGCAACCCTGGCGTCTCTTGACAATTCGTTTAACGCTGTAGCCAACCCGCCCCGCGTCGGATCACGCAGCCATTTCAGTCCTGGTGCCGCAGCTTCGATAAGAGTGGCAACGAATGGCCATAGAGGGCGCGTATCCGAATTAAGCTCTGCTTCTAGTTCCAACTCCCCCCTGGCCAAAAGCACGGTGATCCCATGATCGCCAATGGGGCCAGAAAGAATGACTTGATCACCAGGGCGAACGTTTTTAGCTGAAAGACAGACACGTGGATCAGTAAGACCGATGCCGGCAGTGGTAATGAACAGCCCGTCTGCTTTACCGTGTTCCACTACCTTCGTATCACCACCCACTACGGATACACCGGCACGTTGCGCTGCCTGGCTCATGGCCTCCACTTCCCGTTCCAATTCAGATGTAGCCA
The genomic region above belongs to Caldalkalibacillus uzonensis and contains:
- a CDS encoding Uxx-star family glutaredoxin-like (seleno)protein codes for the protein MLELYGAKGCPYTGELRESLLWDGKEFVEYDVEEDEEAFKRLIALTGGRTVPVLVEGQRVIQIGVSGRGCIAAPSSSMPNASS
- the hypE gene encoding hydrogenase expression/formation protein HypE; this translates as MKTTKVRFTDPQIELAHGAGGKASRRLIEGLLVPYLENNKLTEMNDAAYVVTDREGQRLAFTADSFVVKPLIFPGGSIGELAINGTVNDLAMAGAKPLALVNTIILEAGLATSELEREVEAMSQAAQRAGVSVVGGDTKVVEHGKADGLFITTAGIGLTDPRVCLSAKNVRPGDQVILSGPIGDHGITVLLARGELELEAELNSDTRPLWPFVATLIEAAAPGLKWLRDPTRGGLATALNELSRDARVAVVLDEEAIPVRPAVRGACEILGLDPLYIANEGQFLAIVSPEYADIALEALRRTPGGENAQRIGEIQEKPERVVLARSQYGGNRVIDMLTGDPLPRIC